Proteins encoded within one genomic window of Thermodesulfobacteriota bacterium:
- a CDS encoding glutamate--cysteine ligase → LLWPRAPGGPLASVPAREVALGCLPLARQGLRAAGVEAGDADPLLAVLEARIETGQTGAIWQQRTLAALEPRLGRQGALAEMFQHYLRLADAGDPVHTWPVPA, encoded by the coding sequence GGCTGCTCTGGCCCCGAGCTCCCGGCGGGCCGCTCGCGTCGGTGCCCGCGCGGGAGGTAGCACTGGGCTGCCTTCCCCTGGCCCGGCAGGGGCTCCGGGCGGCGGGGGTCGAGGCCGGCGATGCGGACCCCTTGCTGGCGGTGCTGGAGGCCCGCATCGAGACCGGCCAGACCGGGGCAATCTGGCAACAGCGCACCCTGGCGGCACTGGAGCCCCGGCTGGGCCGGCAAGGCGCCCTGGCGGAGATGTTCCAGCACTACCTCCGCCTGGCCGACGCGGGCGACCCGGTGCACACCTGGCCGGTGCCGGCGTGA